Proteins encoded within one genomic window of Drosophila willistoni isolate 14030-0811.24 chromosome XL unlocalized genomic scaffold, UCI_dwil_1.1 Seg141, whole genome shotgun sequence:
- the LOC111518541 gene encoding uncharacterized protein LOC111518541 codes for MPCRVLQLSNSIIQSSYSIGGSNLSFVSAQSSGHTLCYDGSGESEAGLLFGKLKPMASNALPSINSNQKMQFNFSPGEKRSNGLFKKAQLVPTGGVANGERKPTESTPFVSLPPIYLNLGRDLDDSAKQVQIGGWLVAKNESCSLSAIYSIRGIATREYIYSIPSTNFFGSVHSSRDNDQYDSSSDDSDDNQQIRSYQQMGNCIQIGQSKPMPNPLLRNRNFRARDQAPKYEYGKIAARRQTRVQRHKLRELKKKMLLHKIGRKR; via the coding sequence ATGCCCTGCCGAGTTCTTCAATTGAGCAATTCAATTATTCAATCAAGTTACTCCATAGGAGGATCAAACTTGTCATTTGTTAGTGCGCAGTCGTCTGGGCACACGCTTTGCTATGACGGATCTGGTGAATCAGAAGCTGGATTGCTATTTGGAAAACTCAAGCCAATGGCCAGTAATGCCTTGCCATCAATAAACTCAAACCAGAAAATGCAATTCAATTTTTCCCCTGGAGAAAAAAGGTCAAATGGATTGTTTAAGAAAGCCCAGCTTGTGCCCACCGGTGGCGTGGCTAATGGAGAACGCAAGCCTACAGAAAGCACTCCCTTTGTATCTTTGCCGCCTATTTACTTAAATCTGGGTAGGGATCTTGATGACAGTGCCAAGCAAGTGCAAATTGGAGGATGGCTGGTGGCCAAAAATGAGTCTTGTTCGTTGTCGGCAATATACTCAATCCGAGGAATAGCTACCCGGGAATATATTTACTCTATTCCGTCAACGAACTTTTTTGGAAGTGTCCACTCATCGCGAGACAATGATCAGTATGATTCATCCAGCGATGATTCTGATGACAATCAACAAATTCGAAGTTACCAGCAGATGGGTAACTGCATTCAAATCGGACAATCTAAGCCAATGCCCAACCCATTGCTAAGAAATCGCAACTTTCGTGCTCGGGATCAAGCCCCCAAGTATGAGTATGGGAAAATAGCAGCACGCAGGCAGACGCGTGTTCAAAGGCACAAGTTGCGAGAACTTAAAAAGAAGATGCTTCTCCATAAAATCGGGAGAAAACGATAA